AAGATTCGGGGAGTCGATCTCATTGCCATTAACACGGACGCCCAGGACTTAAAGAAAGTCAAAGCTCACCACAAGATTCGCATTGGCAGGGAGAGTACCAAGGGGCTGGGAGCTGGCATGAACCCGGAGCTGGGAAAACGGGCTGCCTTGGAAAGCAAGGAAGAACTTGAGAGTGCGCTTAAGGGAGCCGACATGGTGTTTCTGGCAGCAGGCCTTGGAGGAGGAACAGGGGGAGGTGCCATTGTTCCTATAGCTGAAATGGCAAGAGCGCAAAAGATTTTGAGCATTGCCGTGGTGACCAAACCCTTCACCTTTGAAGGCTCCTGGAGAAACAGGCTGGCTGACCGGGCATTGCAAGAACTTCAGGGCAAGGTAGACACCCTTTTGGTTATTGAAAACGACCAGATTCTAGAGCTTGCAGGCCAAGACACCACCGTACTTTCTGCCTTTTGGCAGGTAGATGAGATCCTGCGCCAGGCAGTGCAGGGCATTTCAGATCTCATTGCGGTTCCTGGCATCGTTAATGTGGACTTTGCGGACGTGAGAAGAATCATGGCCTCTGCCGGACAGGCGGTGTTTGGGGTAGGCAAGGCAAAGGGTGAGCAGCGTATTGAGCAGGCCCTGGAAGCAGCTCTCCACTCACCGTTGTTGAACATGTCCATTCAAGGGGCCCAGGCTGTGCTCTTTAACGTGGCAGGAGGAGACGACCTTTCCTTAACCGAGGTGAATGAGGCAGCGCAAAAGATCAAAGAGAAGCTCGCACCAGGAGCTACCATTATCTTTGGTGCCGTGTATGACAAGAGTTTGAAAAAAGGTGAGGTAAAGATTACCCTCATTGCCACGGGTTTTAAAAAAGGAATGTTTTCTTGATGCTGTTTTCTCAGTTTGTGTTTGGTGTTGTTCTGGCCTTTGGAGCCGGAATTTTTTTCGCCTCGTTTTTCTCTTCTTCCTACTTTTTCATCCTTCCCCTCCTTGTAGTCGGCATTATACTTGCCAGTGTCTTTTGGAGAAAGTGGAGCGTGGTGCATATGGGGGTATTGATTGCGGTGTCGGCCTTTAGCATGGCGTACTATCTTACTGCAGCAAAGCTTCCAGAGCCGCTCTCTTTTCCCCAGGACGTTTCCTTTGAAGGAAGGATTGTGACGTCACCAGAAAGAGACGAGCAGGCAATGAAAGTAATAGTGAAACCCGCACACATGAAAGGCAGGGTGCTGCTTTACGTTTCTTCTTTTGAGGAACTCAGGCAAGGGGATAGGGTTTTGGTTTCTGGCAAAATCCTTACGCCCACGGTGTTTGAGGATTTCAACTATCCTTTATATCTAGCAAAGGAAGGAATTTTCTGGGTCATGTTTCGTCCCAGCATTGAAGTTCAACAAAAAGGAACATCATTTCTTTTTAACCTCAGGGAAACACTGCAAGAAAGAATTGATACATCCCTTCCCCTGCCTGAATCCTCTTTATTGGCCTCCATGCTTTTGGGAAATAAGGCGGGCCTGCCAGAAGAATTGAAAGAAGACCTGAATGCCACGGGCACAAGGCACATTACTGCAATCTCTGGAATGCATGTTGCCATACTCTCTGGCATGCTTTTTGTCTTTTTGTTACATCTTGGAATACCAAGAAAGAAGAGTTCGCTTGTGGTTTTGGGGTTTCTGCTCTTCTTTGTGATGTTCACGGGTTCTCAAGCTTCAGCCCTGCGCGCCGGGATTATGGGAAGCGCCTTTTTGATTGCGGGTCTTTTTGGGAGGAGAAATGTTGGTTTGCGCGTTTTGGTGTTTGCCGCGGCCTTTATGCTGTTTTTTAACCCTTTGCTCTTGGCGCACGACATTAGCTTTCAGCTTTCCTTTCTTGCGGTATTTGGCATTCTCTTGTTTCTTCCTTTGTTTAAGTATGTATTTGGGCGCCTGCCCAACCCCCTTGGGTTAAGAGATGTGGTTTTTATGAGCATCACGGCTCAGATTTTCACTCTACCCTTGGTGCTTTACCACTTTGGCATACTCTCTTTTGTTTCTTTAGCGGGCAACCTCCTCATTGTTCCCTTAATTCCCCTCGTGCTCTTTCTCGGCGTTCTCTTTCTTTTGTTGAGCATGCTTCTTCCTTTTTTAGCCTACCTTTTTGCCTTTCCCGTGGGGCTGCTCCTTTCCTATCTTTCCTTTGTTATTACAGCGCTCTCTGAGTTTCCTTTTGCAGCGGGCAGTGTTGAGGGGTTTCCCTTGTGGGTGTTACTTCCCTTATTGCTGCCAGCTTCCTTTTTTGCATGGAGAGTGCAACAGGAAAAGCGATTTCGATTCCGAGAGGAAACAATGATATGATATATTTGAATAGTTTTCACCACGGGCCTTTGCCCGCCGAAGCGGGCTACTGCCCGCGAAGGCGGTGGAAACCGCAATTTTATGAATAAAATTGGCATATGAAAAAGGCGTGGGTTGTTGCAGTGGACATGGGATACGGGCACCAGCGGGCCGCGTTTACCTTGCGGCGCATTGCTCTTAAAGGGAAAATAATCACGGCAAACGATTATCCTGGCATTCCAGAGCTTGACCGCACCCTGTGGCGGGAAACCCGGAGGGTGTATGAGTTTATCTCAAAGTTCAAGAAAATCCCGGTTTTAGGAGATTTGGTATTTTCCTTAATGGACAAGGTGCAAGAGATAAAGCCCTTTTATCCAAAAGAACGCCCCTTGGAACCCCCAGGACTCCAACTAAGAACCATCTATGGATTAATCGAGAGAAAGGAGTGGGGCAGGCATTTAATAGAAAAACTGGATGAGCACCCATTACCCATGGTCTGCACCTTTCCGGTTCCAGCTTTTATGGCAGAGCACTGGAAATACCGGGGAGACATCTATCTTTTGGTGACCGACAGCGATGTTGCCCGTGCTTGGGTCCCCTTCTTTCCCAAAGAGACCAAGATTCACTACCTTGCTCCCAGTCAGCTGGTTGCAGAGCGCCTTTTGCAGTATGGAATCTCAAAGAAAAAAATTACTCTGACCGGGTTCCCATTACCAGAGGAGTTCACAAGCTCTGAGGGATTCACCCAGACAAAAGAGGACTTAAGGAGAAGGTTGGTGCGCTTGGACCAAAAGAGAAAATACATAACCCGGTATGCTGATGTGGTGCGTTCATACCTTGGCAAGGTGCCAACAGGCCGCAACGGAGCTCCAGTTATCACATTTGCCGTAGGGGGAGCGGGTGCTCAGCAAGCTCTGGGCCAGAGCATGATTCACCACCTAGCCCCTCTTTTGAAAAAAAAGAAGCTCAAGTTGCAGATGGTAGCCGCCACCCATAAAGATGCAGCCACAAGATTCAAGGAAGCTGCAGCAAAAGAGGGATTATCTAAAAAAGAGGTTCAGGTGGTCTTTTTAAAGAGCAAGGACAAGTACTTCAAAAGATTTACTGAGGTTTTACGCGCAACGGATATCTTGTGGACCAAGCCTTCCGAACTCTCCTTCTATGCCGCCCTCGGCATTCCTTTGCTTCTTGCCCCTCCCATCGGGTCTCAAGAAGTGCAGAACCAAAAGTGGCTGGCGCGCTTGGGGGTTGCCATACCACAGCTCAAGGTGGAGCATGCCGATGAATGGATTCCAGACTTTTTAAATCAAGGCTTGTTTGCAGAAGCTGCCATGCAAGGATTTGTAGAGATGGAGAGAAATGGCGCCAAAAATATTGCGAGTGTCATAGAATCCAATAGTTCCTTAATGAAATTAAGGAATCCTTAATTTCATTTAAGAGGTATGCGTATGCAATTTTCTTTTGATTCTTTCAAACGATATATTCAAAAGGTAGAGCGACTTATTCCCGAGGGTTCAATCTCTAAGAAAGAGTTTGATTTTTTTGTTTCCTTGTTAAAAAAACATGCAGACATACAAGACGTAGGAGAAATTGGGTTTAATGTAGGATTTTCCAGTTATGCCTTTTTGTCTGCTAGAGATAACATACAGGTTACCTCCTTTGACATCGGAACTCACAAGTATGTGAAGCACGCCAAAGAATTCATCGATGCCCGATTCTCAGGGAGACATACGCTCGTGCGGGGAAATTCTCTTAAAACAGTCCCCAGTTTTGTAGAGCACAATCCCAATACAAAGTTTGGCCTTATCTTTATTGATGGGGGCCATGATTACCATACGGTTATCACCGATTTGCATAATATGAAGAAGTTGGCGACTCAAGATACGATTGTAGTCATGGATGACCTGACTCCATGGGAAGGGTGGGGAAGAGGACCGACAAAGGCATGGAGGGAAGCGGTTGGGACGGGACTGATACGAGAAATTGGCGTGTATAAAAACGGGGTGTCCGTCAAGAGCTTAGAAGGAGGTTCTCCGGATCGAATTTGGGGAGTTGGATGCTATCAAGAGCTAGAGAAACAGGTCTTAACATCATCTCGCAGGCGGAGATATTCTTTAGAATCCAATAGTTCCTTAATGAAATTAAGGATTCCTTAATTTCATTTAAGAGGTATGCGTATGGCTAAGAAATTTATTGTTATTACAGGAATTGTTCTTGTCTTGGTATTTGTGTTTTTGTTTGTGGGAAGCGGCAAGGAGGCAGAGAATATTACCTGGGGGGTGAACTTCTCTCAAAAACAGGCAACGTATTTAAACTTAGACTGGCAAGAAGTGTACCTGGCGTTGCTTGAAGACCTGAACGTCAAAAATCTGAGGATTGCTGCCCATTGGAATTTACTGGAGCCAGCAGACCAGCAGTTTTCCTTTGAAGGTTTAGACTGGCAGATGGACAAGGCAGCATCTTATGGAGCTAAGGTGCTTTTGGCAGTAGGTATGAAAACCCCCAGGTGGCCAGAGTGTCATATCCCAGAATGGGCAGAGAAACTTCCAAAAGAAGAATTGAGAGCGCAGGTGCTCGAGATGCTTAAAGCAGTAGTTTTGAGGTACAAAGAGCACGAAGCTCTCTTTGCCTGGCAGGTGGAGAACGAGCCCCTGCTTCCCTTTGGAGAATGCCCTTTTCGGGATTTCTCGTTCTTGCAAGATGAGGTAGAGCTGGTACAATCGTTGGATGCAGAGCATGAAGTCCTTACCTCAGACTCAGGTGAGATGTCCTTGTGGTTCAATATGGCTCGCCTGGGAGATAAGGTGGCGGTCACCTTGTACCAAAAGGTGTGGTCAGAGGAACTGAACACCTATCTTTCTCTCCCGCTTCCTTCAGTATTTTATGCAAGAAAAGCATGGTTGGTGAAACAGTTGTTTGGCAAGGAGGTGGTGGTAGGGGAGCTGCAGGCAGAGCCCTGGGTGCAAGGGGAGCTAGAAAACTCCACATTTCAAGAACAAGAAAAGACCATGACTCTCACGCAGCTCCAAGAGAACATTGCATTTGCAAAAAGTACTGGACTGGATACTTTCTATTTGTGGGGCGGCGAATGGTGGTACTTTATGAAAGAAACCCACAACAGAGAAGAGTTTTGGCAAGAGGTAAAGAACATATTTTAGAAGTTTATTCATGATTATTGCAAACTTCGTACGCTGGTTGGTAGACAGTATTGGGAGGAGGCGAGCAAAGCAACTCGTTGGCAAGCTTGAGCATTTCCTTCAAGACGGAGAGAGCGTGCTGGATATTGGAGCTGGAGGAGGATGGAACGGAGAGCGAATCCACCAGGAAAAAAAGTGTAACGTCACCCTGCTGGACATTAGTAGTAACCTGAACCGAACTCAGCTCCCTCTTTTGCTGTACGATGGAACCACAATTCCTTTTGCCGACAATTCTTTTGATACCTCCCTGCTTTTGTTTGTGCTTCATCATTGCCAAGATCCAGCCAAGGTGTTGAAAGAAGCGGTCCGAGTGAGTAAAAAGCGCGTTATTATCATGGAAGACACTTTTGGTTCTTGGTTCGGACGTATCCTGCTGTGTTGTTATGACACGTTTGAGAATTTCCCTGCTTTATTGGTAGAACCCTCATACAAGATGAATCTTCCCCATAACTTCAAGAAGGTTCCTGAATGGAAAGAAGCATTTGAACATCTTGGCCTTAAGCTTGTGCACACAGAACACATTCAGCGTTTTCCCATTACTCAGATTCTGTTTATCCTTGAGAAATGATCAGCGTTATCATCCCCACCTTAAATGAGGAAGAGTATCTTCCTATCGTGCTGCGTTCTGTCAGAAGGCAGGGGATTAAAGATCTTGAAATTATTGTTGCAGATGCCAGCTCAAAAGATAGAACGGTGAAGATTGCAAAATCTTTTGGGTGTAAGGTCACGAAAGGAGGCATGCCGGGAAAAGGACGAAACGAAGGGACAAAGGTTGCAAAGGGAGACATTCTTGTGTTCTTGGATGCTGACGCCAATCTTCCCCCAAACTTTTTGAAAAAGTTCTTAAAAGAGTTTGAGCGGCGTCGTTTAGACGTTGCAGGGTGTGTAATGAAACTTCCTGGCAAGAAAAAG
The Patescibacteria group bacterium DNA segment above includes these coding regions:
- a CDS encoding class I SAM-dependent methyltransferase — encoded protein: MQFSFDSFKRYIQKVERLIPEGSISKKEFDFFVSLLKKHADIQDVGEIGFNVGFSSYAFLSARDNIQVTSFDIGTHKYVKHAKEFIDARFSGRHTLVRGNSLKTVPSFVEHNPNTKFGLIFIDGGHDYHTVITDLHNMKKLATQDTIVVMDDLTPWEGWGRGPTKAWREAVGTGLIREIGVYKNGVSVKSLEGGSPDRIWGVGCYQELEKQVLTSSRRRRYSLESNSSLMKLRIP
- the ftsZ gene encoding cell division protein FtsZ, with product MTAKTVIKVFGIGGAGNNAIDRMVQAKIRGVDLIAINTDAQDLKKVKAHHKIRIGRESTKGLGAGMNPELGKRAALESKEELESALKGADMVFLAAGLGGGTGGGAIVPIAEMARAQKILSIAVVTKPFTFEGSWRNRLADRALQELQGKVDTLLVIENDQILELAGQDTTVLSAFWQVDEILRQAVQGISDLIAVPGIVNVDFADVRRIMASAGQAVFGVGKAKGEQRIEQALEAALHSPLLNMSIQGAQAVLFNVAGGDDLSLTEVNEAAQKIKEKLAPGATIIFGAVYDKSLKKGEVKITLIATGFKKGMFS
- a CDS encoding ComEC family competence protein, encoding MLFSQFVFGVVLAFGAGIFFASFFSSSYFFILPLLVVGIILASVFWRKWSVVHMGVLIAVSAFSMAYYLTAAKLPEPLSFPQDVSFEGRIVTSPERDEQAMKVIVKPAHMKGRVLLYVSSFEELRQGDRVLVSGKILTPTVFEDFNYPLYLAKEGIFWVMFRPSIEVQQKGTSFLFNLRETLQERIDTSLPLPESSLLASMLLGNKAGLPEELKEDLNATGTRHITAISGMHVAILSGMLFVFLLHLGIPRKKSSLVVLGFLLFFVMFTGSQASALRAGIMGSAFLIAGLFGRRNVGLRVLVFAAAFMLFFNPLLLAHDISFQLSFLAVFGILLFLPLFKYVFGRLPNPLGLRDVVFMSITAQIFTLPLVLYHFGILSFVSLAGNLLIVPLIPLVLFLGVLFLLLSMLLPFLAYLFAFPVGLLLSYLSFVITALSEFPFAAGSVEGFPLWVLLPLLLPASFFAWRVQQEKRFRFREETMI
- a CDS encoding class I SAM-dependent methyltransferase, with protein sequence MIIANFVRWLVDSIGRRRAKQLVGKLEHFLQDGESVLDIGAGGGWNGERIHQEKKCNVTLLDISSNLNRTQLPLLLYDGTTIPFADNSFDTSLLLFVLHHCQDPAKVLKEAVRVSKKRVIIMEDTFGSWFGRILLCCYDTFENFPALLVEPSYKMNLPHNFKKVPEWKEAFEHLGLKLVHTEHIQRFPITQILFILEK
- a CDS encoding beta-galactosidase, with amino-acid sequence MAKKFIVITGIVLVLVFVFLFVGSGKEAENITWGVNFSQKQATYLNLDWQEVYLALLEDLNVKNLRIAAHWNLLEPADQQFSFEGLDWQMDKAASYGAKVLLAVGMKTPRWPECHIPEWAEKLPKEELRAQVLEMLKAVVLRYKEHEALFAWQVENEPLLPFGECPFRDFSFLQDEVELVQSLDAEHEVLTSDSGEMSLWFNMARLGDKVAVTLYQKVWSEELNTYLSLPLPSVFYARKAWLVKQLFGKEVVVGELQAEPWVQGELENSTFQEQEKTMTLTQLQENIAFAKSTGLDTFYLWGGEWWYFMKETHNREEFWQEVKNIF